A genomic region of Zalophus californianus isolate mZalCal1 chromosome 1, mZalCal1.pri.v2, whole genome shotgun sequence contains the following coding sequences:
- the RWDD2B gene encoding RWD domain-containing protein 2B — MIEIEQAEAQLSELDLLASMFPGENELIVNDQLALAELKDCIEKRTMEGRSSKVYFTVNVNLDVSEEAMVMFSLACILPFKYPEVLPEITVRSVSLSRSQQTQLNTDLTEYLQKNCLGDVCILNATEWVREHASGYISRDTTPSPAPGSTFQPVDLILTRLWIYSHHIYSKCKRKNILEWAKELSLSGFSMPGKPGVVCVEGPQSACEEFWSRLRKLNWKRILIRHREDIPFDGTNDKIERQRKFSGFEEKVFNVNGARGNHMDFGQLYQFLNAKGCADVFQMFFGVEGQ, encoded by the exons ATGATTGAGATTGAACAGGCAGAGGCCCAGCTCTCTGAGTTAGACCTGCTAGCCAGTATGTTCCCTGGTGAGAACGAGCTCATTGTGAATGACCAGCTGGCTTTAGCAGAACTGAAAGATTGTATTGAAAAGAGGACGATGGAGGGACGATCTTCGAAAGTTTACTTTACTGTCAATGTGAACCTGGATGTATCTGAGGAAGCAATG gtgaTGTTTTCTCTGGCTTGTATTCTTCCCTTTAAATACCCTGAAGTTCTGCCTGAAATTACTGTCAG ATCAGTATCACTTAGTAGATCCCAGCAGACTCAGCTAAACACAGATCTGACCGAATACCTGCAAAAGAATTGTCTCGGAGATGTCTGTATATTGAATGCCACAGAATGGGTTAGAGAACATGCTTCTGGCTATATCAGCAGAGACACCACACCTTCCCCTGCTCCAGGAAGTACATTCCAGCCAGTTGATCTCATTCTCACAAGACTGTGGATCTACAGCCATCACATCTACAGCAAgtgtaaaagaaagaatattctagAGTGGGCAAAGGAGCTTTCCCTATCTGGATTTAGCATGCCAGGGAAACCTGGTGTTGTTTGTGTGGAAGGCCCACAAAGTGCCTGTGAAGAATTCTGGTCAAG ACTCAGAAAATTAAACTGGAAGAGAATTTTAATTCGCCATCGAGAagacattccttttgatggtacaaatgacaaaatagaaagacaaagaaaattttcagGTTTTGAAGAAAAAGTGTTCAATGTTAATGGAGCCAGAGGAAACCATATGGACTTTGGTCAGCTGTATCAGTTTTTAAATGCCAAAGGATGTGCGGATGTTTTCCAGATGTTCTTTGGTGTGGAAGGACAGTGA